The Syntrophorhabdus sp. genomic sequence TCCATCGCGGCGTGGAGCTTGTCACCTTCCATGCTCCCGCTTGCGTCGATGATAAGGCCATTCACTATGCGGGACATGACAACGGTCTCGCGGACGCGGACATCCTTCTCCTCGAAGCGGACGGGGCAGGTGCCGGGCCTTCTTTCCAGGGCGGCAAGGAGCGTCGCCTGCGTGTCTATCCGCGCGAACTCGTCGCCGAACTCGTACCTGCGCGTGACGAAGCCCTCGCTCGTGCCGAACCCTTCGTCCCCGGTGGGGTTCGGTCCCGAGGGGCCTGGGCGCACGGTCTCCATGATCCTCCTCAGGATGTGGCCCGCAAGCCGCCTGCAGCCTCTCGGGGTCAGGCGGCAGGTGCCATTGAGGACGTCGATGAGCCGCGCGTCGATGAAGGCGGAAAGGGCCTCCATCACGTCCCTTTCCTCTACGTATTCCCGCGCCATGTCCTCGTGGGCCACCCGCTCCTCCAGTGCGTGACGGGAGGTGTCGTTGAGGTAGCCGTCGATGAGCCCCCCGGCTCCTCCTCCCCGGGAGAGCTCGCCGAGAAGGTCGTCAAAGAGGTTGTCCCGCATGCGGGAAAGGCTCCTGAGGTCCTCTTGGGACGACTGCCTCCGCGCCTCCTTCCGCCGGCTGGCGGCATCCCGCACCTTTTCGAAGAAACCCTCCGCCTGGTGGCGGCTGAGGCTCGCGAGTGTCCCTATATCCCTGGTATGCGTGTGGGCCATGTCATAGAGCATCCTCTCCAGGCTGTCGTCGGAGCGGACGCACAGGTTGCAGAGCTGCCGATGGTTCATGAACGTCCCTTGGCCCAGGAGACCTCGCGCGGCACGTGGATGTCCGCCCCCGCGGGTGCGGTGAGCGAACCGTTGGCGATGAGGATGTTGGCGATGAATTCGGCGCAGGCGCCGAGGTATTCCCTGTGGACCCCCTTCTTCCGCCCCGCGAGCTTGATGAGCATTGCGTCGTCCGGGAAGGCCCTGCCGCCGTCCGTCCGCGCGCCCGCCCTCTCGAGCTGCCCGATGATGTCGCGGACGGCCGGGGCGCTCTGCGCTATCCTGTCCGCCCAGCGGCTACGCGGAAGGGGAATGATGTCCGTCAGTTCCCGCACGGCCTCGGGCACCATCCATGACGGGGTCATCTCCTCCGCCATGGAGATGAGCGCCGTCCGCAGGAGGTCATCGGAGAGCTCGTCGACCCTGCGGAAGGTCTCACCGGGGTCCTCCGGCTCGACGAGGTCCTGCCTGAGGTGCATCCTGCCCCGAAGGGCGAGCTTGACGCCCCGCGCGGCATCCCCCATGGAGGCCACCTGCGAGCCGCGCATCAGTGCCGTGGAGTACGTGTGGTCGAGGGAGTGTGTCGTTCCCCGTATGCTCGAACTGCGCTCGAGCCACCGGCACATCCTGCTCTGCCTCACGGACCTGTTGATGAGGGTGAGAAGCCACCAGGGGGCAAAGGTATCGCGCTTCGCCGAATCCTCCGGCGGCATGTCGAAGGAAAACCGGGGCGCTTCAGGAACAGGATCGGGATTCCCGCGGCGGGACACCCTGCCCGTCATGATGCCCAGCTCCACGTCCTCTTCGGGGAGGTCGAGATAGATCGTCTCGAGTCTGTCGATGAGCGGCCTCGGCACCTCGTTGACGTGGGAGAAACCCTCGGGGTTCCCCGTCGCCACGACGCAGAGGTCGAGGGGATACTCCCAGCCATACTCCTCGAGAATCGTCTTCTGCTCTTCCAGGATGGGGTGGAGCAGGACCTGCACCTTCGTCCTGATGGCGGGCAGCTCATCGACGAAGAGAAGCCCCCTGTTGGCGCGGAAGACACCCGTGCCGGTGAACGTCCGGGGATCGTCGGGGCTCATCCCCGAGGCTATCGCCTGGATGTCCTTGAGGCCGAGGAGCTTCGCCTCGTTGGTGTACTCGTTCCCCTGGACACGGGAGAAACGCTCCGCGCCCGTCACCCACTCGACGCCGAACTCCTTCACCGGGTCGGCCACGGAGGCGCAGCGCGGGCAGAGCTTCCGTCTGCCCCAGGCCGGGTCGTCATTGTAGGGACAGCCCGCGATGCGCGGCACGGGCGGCAGGAGGTCCACGATCGACCGGACGAGCCGCGTCTTCCCCGTGCCCTCCTCGGAGATGAGATAGGGGTGCGCCCTCGAAAGAATCGCCCGTATCACGTCTTCCTTCGCCTCGGCGCGACCCTGAATGAGGGGGATGACGTCCTCGCCACTTTTCATCCTCTCGAGAATAGCGTATCTTAATTGGTGGAACACGGAAGAAGGGTGATAACCTTCCATCAGTTCGGCTGTCTTCGTATGTGAGAAGGTAAGGACCATGAGCGTCACTGATTCTAATATCATAGCGGAACATCCGAGGTTGCGCAACCGGTGAGCACCTTCGAGATGCTCCTTTCCATGCCCGCGATCCCCGCGATCATGGCGGCCCTTATCGAGAACCCCGAGGGGATGGAGGAGTCGTCCATCGAGCTTGCCGCGGATGACCCCGGGAGGCTCGAAGAGGCCTTGAACACCCTGGCACAGCGGGGCCTCATCGTAAGGCACGCGGGGCGTGTCTCCCTGCCGCCCGGAGGGCAGGCGCTGGAACTCGCCCGCGGGATCGTCGCAGCCTTCGAGGAGCTCAGGTCTCTCACGGAGGCATCCTTTATGATCCGCGGGATCCTCACCGCCACCGAGTACTACCGGTGCCTCGTCCACAGGGACACGATGTTCGCCATCCTCACGGAAGACGGGGCCGACGGGGACCAGCTCGGCAAGGTGCTCGCCGCCGAAGAAAGGCAGGGATACGTCGAGAACGTCGACATCGCGTACCGCGCGCGCGGCGGTTTGAAGGAAAAGTTCTTCCCCTTCATCCCCCACCATCATTACGACGACTTCGTCTACATGCACTCCCGGGCGGCGCACGGCGGACAGCCCGCGACCGGCGGCCCCGCCATATCCGTCGTCGAGGAACGCTATCTCCTCGCCAACCTCCCGCCATCCTTGGCCGAACAGGCCCGCCGATACATGCGCGAGAACAAACCCCACATCCTCAGCAGGGTCCGCAACGAGGCCTTCGACATTATCTGGTGGTATGACAGGTACTGAGAAGACCGTTAGAACCGCTTGAACAGCTTGAACCGCTTGAGCGTTACAAACAGAAGATAGAAAAATGGCGGTGGGGTCCCGGGCCGGTCTGTGTTACGTCGTCATCCCGGCTTTATCGACGACCTGTTGAGAGTTGGAGACTTCTTCTTCAATGGAAAACGTTCTTGAATCTCCTGCCCCTACTCGGCTCAAGCGGTTCAAACCATCTTTTCTCGGTTCAAGCGGCTCAAGCTGTCTTCTCTCGGTTCAAGCGGCTCAAGCGGTCTTTTCCCTGTTGCGTTTGACTTTCGGAGGGGATTAAGTTAGATTAGCTATTATTCAAAAAGGTATGAGGAATATGTACAGGATAGCATATATACTTCCGCAATCAGGTTGAGGAACATATCGGGAGCCCGGGTGGTTTCCCGTTGTGACCGTGTTCGCAGTTTCTCCGCCTTAACCTCACGATCTGCCTCTCCCGGGGTCCGGCGCAGGAGTCTGCGGCCGGATCTTTTGTTTTAGGGGAGGTCTTCATGCCAAACCGCCTGCCAGCGAGGCCGGTCTTGGTTCTTGATCTCAGTATCCATGATGCGCTTTCTACGATTCCGGGTTGTGCCCGAACAGCGTGTTCCCCCGCTTCCGGGAGCACAGGGCCGGCCGGGGAAACGCGGCACTCCGGGCTTGTGGTGAACCGAGCACTCGTAATGAGATAAGGGAGGGATTATTGATGGAGATTACGATCAACGGGAAGGTTTGTGAAGGCGATGAAGGTCAGACGATCCTCGATGTAGCCAGAGCCAACGGGTTTTACATCCCGACCCTGTGCCATCTGGAGGGTCTGGCCCCAACCGGCGCCTGCCGGATCTGCGTGGTGGAGGTCGAAGGCCAGCGAAACCTGGCAGCTTCCTGCTCGACTCCTGTAACTTCGGGAATGGTGGTGAAAACCGACAGCGAGCGCGTCTTGAGCGCCCGCCGTTTCATTGTTGAGCTTTTGGTATCGTGCCATCCGCTGGACTGCATGACGTGCGAAAAGATGGGCAATTGCACCCTGCAGGACCTGGCGTACGAACTGAAGGTCGACCCGTCCCGGATGAACGGGGAAAGGTATAGCCATCCCATCGACATCTCCAATCCTTTCATAATACGTGATTACAACAAGTGCATCCTCTGCTTGAGATGCGTCCGTGTCTGCAAGGAGCTCCAGGGGATAGAGGCCATCAAAACCATCAATCGCGGGTTCGACACCAAGATCGCCACCGCCTACGACACGCCTCTGCAGGAAAGCAATTGCGTTTTCTGCGGACAATGCGTGCAGGTCTGCCCCGTGGGGGCTTTAACAGAAAGGAAGGCAACTGGTCTGGGGCGTACCTACGAGACCCACAAGGTCCGCACGACCTGCCCGTACTGTGGTGTCGGCTGCCAGCTTGACCTTCATGTCAAGGGAGAACGGATAGTGAGGGTGACCGGCGTCGAGGACGGCCTGCCGAACCAGGGCCGCCTGTGCGTCAAGGGCCGTTTCGGCTACGATTTTATCTACTCCGGGGACAGGCTCACCACACCGCTCATCCGCGAAGACAACGGGCAATTCCGGGAGGCCTCCTGGGACGAAGCCCTTGATCTCATAGCGAGCAAGTTCACCAGGATAATTGAGGAATCCGGTCCCGATGCAGTTGCGGGTGTCAGCTGCGCGCGAAGCATCAACGAAGATTCCTACAATATGCAAAAACTGTTCAGGGCCGTCTTTCAGACAAACAACATCGACCACTGCGCCCGGGTCTGTCACGCACCGACGGTCGCCGGCCTTGCCGCGTCCTTCGGGTCGGGGGCCGGCACCAACTCCATCATCGAGTACAAGAACGCGAAGATGTTCTTCCTCATCGGAACGAACATGACGGAAGCCCACCCTGTTGCCTCCTATTATGTCAAGGAAGCGGTCTCGAAGGGAGCGAAACTCATCGTTGCCGATCCGCGCAAGCATGAGCTCGCGAAACGCGCCGACATATTCGCGCAGATCAAGGTCGGCTCCGACGTGGCCTTCCTCAACGGCATCATGAACGTGCTCATCAACGAGGACCTGTATGACAGGAAGTTCGTGGAAAACCATTGCACAGGGTTTGAAGACCTCAAGAAAACTGTCATGGACTACCCTCCGGAGAAAGCGGCCGAGATATCCGGAGTGCCCGCGGAGGAAATAGTCCGGATAGCCCGGGAAATGGCGGCCACCAAACCGATGATGCTGATCTACACGCTCGGGATAACGGAACACTCCTGCGGCACGAACAATGTGATGAGCTGCGCGAACCTTCAAATGCTGCTCGGGAACATGGGGGTCGAATTCGGTGGTGTGAACCCGCTGCGCGGACAGAACAACGTGCAGGGCGCCTGCGACATGGGCGCACTGCCGAATGTCTTTCCCGGGTATCAGAGCGTGACCGTACCGGAGAACAGGGAGAAGTTCGTGAAAGCCTGGGGCGTCAAGAACCTCCCCGATAAGCCGGGGCTGGTGATACCTGCCATGATGGAGGGACTGCTCACGAAGAAGATACGGGCACTCTGGGTATTCGGGGAAAACCTGGCCAATGCTGAACCAAACATCGCACACGCCGAAAAGTGCCTGAGTTCCGCGGAATTTCTCGTTGTTCAGGACGTCTTTCCCAACGAGACGACCAGATTTGCCCACGTTATCCTGCCGTCCGCTTCCTGGTGTGAAGACGAAGGAACCTTCACAAGCCTGGAGAGGCGGGTGAGTATGGTCAGGACGATCAAGAGCCCTCCCGGCATCGCGAAACCGAACTGGTGGATATTCAAGGAAACGGCGAGGAAGATGGGGCATGACTGGGCGTCCGGCAGTGGGCGGGAGATCTGCGACAACGAGCTCGCTGTCCTGTGCCCGATGTTTGGCGGCATCACGTTCTCCCGGATCGAAAAGGACGGACTTCAGTGGCCATGCCCCAACGAAGACCACCCCGGCACCACGATCGTTCACAGGGACGGTCAATTCACACACGGTAAAGGGATCCTCAAGGGCATCGAATGGACTCCTCCGGAAGAGGTCCCCGACAGGGATTACCCCTTTGTCTTGAGCACCGGCAGAAGGCTTTCCCAGTATCACACGAGGACCCAGACCGGGAGAAGCGGCATGGATTTCATCTACAGCCGTGAGACCGCTGATATCTCCATCGATGACGCGAGAGAGAAGGGCATATCAGACGGAGACATGGTTATCGTGGAATCAAGACGCGGAAAAGTCACCGTGCCGGCGCGCGTCACGGACATGATACCGAAAGGCATGGTGTGGATGACGTTCCACTACCGCGATGGCAACTGCAACTGGCTTACCAACAACGCTTATGACGTTGTGACAAAGACACCTGAGTACAAGGCATGCGCCGTGAATGTCCAGAAGGCGTGATGAAGGGATCGAACATGTGCCCTTTCTCTTCCCGGGATCCAATGCCGAGGCGTGCCGACCAGACTATTTTTGGAACAGAACCGGAATCTTTCGGGCACTGAATAATTGGACGAGGTGACAAGAGTGGAAAAAGAGGTTATGGAAACGGAACAGGCCAAGGGTCATCTTCGCAAAAATCTCCAGCAGGGCAACTTCGGTGATGTCATGATCGTCGGCGGCGGCATCAGCGGCATACAGGCCGCGCTTGACCTCGGCACCGCCGGATTCAAGGTCTACTTCGTGGAGAAATCGCCCACCGTCGGCGGCAAGATGGCACATCTCGACAAGACATTCCCCACCAACGACTGCTCCATGTGCATCGAATCCCCCAAGTTCGTCGAATGCAAGAGACATCCCAACATAGAGATGCTGACCTACTCCGAGGTGGAGAAGGTCGAGGGGGAAGCGGGCGATTTCACGGTGACCGTCGTGAAGAAACCGCGATACGTGGACGAGACCAAATGCACCGGCTGCACGGTGTGCGTGGAATACTGTCCCGTCAAGTACCCCGACCAGTTCAACCAGGGTATCTCGAACAACAAGGCCATCCACATCTACTTCGCGCAGGCGATCCCGCTGGTGACCTACGTGGACGACAGCTGCCTCTATCTCAAGGAAGGCAAGTGCCGCATCTGCGAGGCGGCCTGCAAGACGCACGCGATAGACTTCGATCAGAAGCCGGAAAGGGTGGAGATAAAGGTGGGGGCCATCATCCTGTCGCCGGGCATCGAGCCCTTCGACGCCCGCCTCAGGGAGGAATACCACTACGGCGACTTCGTGAACGTCGTCAACGCCCTCGACTACGAAAGGCTCCTGTGCGCCACAGGGCCCTACGAGGGGGAGATACTGCGGGCCTCCGACAGGAAGCACCCGCACAACATAGCGTGGATACACTGCGTGGGCTCCCGGCAGGTCACCGAAGGGGGCAACAGCTACTGCTCTGCGGTGTGCTGCACCTACACCCAGAAGCAGGTCATCCTCACGAAGGACCATGACGACGGCGCCAGGTGCACCATATTCCACAACGACATCCGTTCGTACGGCAAGGACTTCGAGCGCTTCTACCAGAGGACGGAGAACCTCCCCGGCGTCCGGTTCATCAGGAGCTATGTCTCCATAGAGCGCGAAGACCCGGTGACGAAGAACGTGACCGTACGGTATTCGACCCCTGACGACGGGGTGAAGGAAGAGGAGTTCGACATGGTGGTGCTCTCCGTCGGGCTCGCGCCGCCCGCCAATCTCAAGGGCATCGCGGACGCCTTCGGCATCGAGCTCAACTCCCACGGATTCTGCAAGATAGATCCTGCCAATCCGCTCCTGACGACCCGCCCGGGGATATTCGTCAGCGGCGCCTTCCAGGGGCCCATGGACATACCCGAATCGGTCCTGAGCGCGAGCGGTGCCGGTTCTCTCTGCGGGGAGATCCTCTCCTACAGGCGGGGCAACCTCTCGAAAGAGAGGGTCTATCCCGAGGAAAGGGACGTCTCCGGTGAGGAGCCGAGGATAGGGGTCTACGTGTGCCACTGCGGAGCCAACATCGGAAGGATAGTGAACGTGCCCGAAACGGTGGCATACTCCCTCTCACTCCCCAATGTGGTCCACGCCGAGGAAAGTCTTTTCATCTGTTCCACCGAGGCCGCGGCGATGCTCGCGAAGGATATCGAGGGGCGGGGTCTCAACAGGGTCATCGTTGCCGCCTGCACCCCGAGGACGCACGAGCCTCTCTTCAGGGACACCCTGCGCGAGGCGGGGATCAACCAGTACTACTATGACATGGCGAACATCAGGGAGCATTGCTCCTGGGTCCATTCGAAGGAAAAGGAGGCGGCCACGCAGAAGGCGAAGGACATCATCAGGATGTCCGTGGCGAGGTCCTGCCACCTTGAGCCCCTTCAGGAGTTCGACCTGCCCGTCGACAAGAGGGCCCTTGTGATGGGCGGCGGGATCTCGGGCATGACGAGCGCCCTGTCCATCGCGAAGCAGGGTCACGAGGTCTGGCTGGTGGAGAAGGAAAAGGAGTTGGGCGGGATGGTGCGCAAGCTCCACTACACCCTCGAGGGGCTCGACGTCCAGGCGTTCCTTAAAGACCTTGTGGCAAAGGTCTACAGCCACCCCATGATACACGTTTACACCGGTGCCACCATTCCGGAGGCAACGGGCTACGTCGGCAACTTCCAGACGAAGATAGAGTCGAGCCGCGGGACCGTCGAGATAAAGCATGGTGCCACCGTCATCGCGATAGGCGCCGACCTCTACACTCCGACGGAATACCTCTACGGGAAAGACGACAGGGTGATGAACCACCTGGAACTGGAGGAAAAGATCGCCGCTGGAGACGAAAAGGTCCTCGGCGCGAAGAGCGCGGTCATGATACAGTGCGTCGGCTGCCGCAACGAGGAGCGCAACTACTGCAGCAGGATATGCTGCAGCGAGTCCATCAAAAACGCCCTTCTCCTGAAGGAAAGAAACCCGGACATGGACGTCTGCGTCCTCTTCCGGGACATGCGGACATACGGGTTCAAGGAGGACTATTACAGGGAAGCGGCGGGGAAAGGCGTCAGGTTCATCCGCTACGAGCCCGATAACAAGCCGCTCGTGGAACCCGGCAAGGCGGAGGACGGCCGGGACGTACTCAAGGTGACGGCCCCGGACTATGTCCTCGGGAAAGGGATCGAGATCGACGCCGACCTTGTCGTGCTGGCTGCCGCCATTATCCCCTCGGCGGAAAGCCAGGACGTGTCCAAGCTTTTCAAGGTTGCCCTCGGACCCGACGGCTTCTGCCAGGAGGCCCACGTGAAGTTAAGGCCCGTCGATTTTGCCGCGGAGGGGGTCTATCTCTGCGGGACCGCGCATTACCCCAAGCTCATGTCCGAGGCGATAAGCCAGGCTTACGGGGCGGCGGGGCGGGCCCTGACGCTTCTCGCGAACGATACCGTGGTGGCCTCCGGCTCTGTCTGCGCCGTCAACGAAAAGCAGTGCATGGGATGCGGCGCCTGCGCGCCGGCCTGCACGTACAACGCCATCGAGCTTCGCGAGACAAAGCAGGGACGAAAGGCCGAGGTCATTCCCGTTCTCTGCAAGGGATGCGGCCTGTGCAACTCGAAGTGCCCGACGGGTGCCATCCAGCTCAAGCATTACACCGACGAGGAGATCTTCAGCCAGATACTCGCGGGGCTCCACAAGGGCGACATCGTGGAACAGAAAGATGCGGCGGTCGGCAATGCCTAACAGCGCATATCAGCGTACCGCTGGAATACAGGATAAGAGATCA encodes the following:
- a CDS encoding AAA domain-containing protein, producing the protein MILESVTLMVLTFSHTKTAELMEGYHPSSVFHQLRYAILERMKSGEDVIPLIQGRAEAKEDVIRAILSRAHPYLISEEGTGKTRLVRSIVDLLPPVPRIAGCPYNDDPAWGRRKLCPRCASVADPVKEFGVEWVTGAERFSRVQGNEYTNEAKLLGLKDIQAIASGMSPDDPRTFTGTGVFRANRGLLFVDELPAIRTKVQVLLHPILEEQKTILEEYGWEYPLDLCVVATGNPEGFSHVNEVPRPLIDRLETIYLDLPEEDVELGIMTGRVSRRGNPDPVPEAPRFSFDMPPEDSAKRDTFAPWWLLTLINRSVRQSRMCRWLERSSSIRGTTHSLDHTYSTALMRGSQVASMGDAARGVKLALRGRMHLRQDLVEPEDPGETFRRVDELSDDLLRTALISMAEEMTPSWMVPEAVRELTDIIPLPRSRWADRIAQSAPAVRDIIGQLERAGARTDGGRAFPDDAMLIKLAGRKKGVHREYLGACAEFIANILIANGSLTAPAGADIHVPREVSWAKGRS
- the fdhF gene encoding formate dehydrogenase subunit alpha, giving the protein MEITINGKVCEGDEGQTILDVARANGFYIPTLCHLEGLAPTGACRICVVEVEGQRNLAASCSTPVTSGMVVKTDSERVLSARRFIVELLVSCHPLDCMTCEKMGNCTLQDLAYELKVDPSRMNGERYSHPIDISNPFIIRDYNKCILCLRCVRVCKELQGIEAIKTINRGFDTKIATAYDTPLQESNCVFCGQCVQVCPVGALTERKATGLGRTYETHKVRTTCPYCGVGCQLDLHVKGERIVRVTGVEDGLPNQGRLCVKGRFGYDFIYSGDRLTTPLIREDNGQFREASWDEALDLIASKFTRIIEESGPDAVAGVSCARSINEDSYNMQKLFRAVFQTNNIDHCARVCHAPTVAGLAASFGSGAGTNSIIEYKNAKMFFLIGTNMTEAHPVASYYVKEAVSKGAKLIVADPRKHELAKRADIFAQIKVGSDVAFLNGIMNVLINEDLYDRKFVENHCTGFEDLKKTVMDYPPEKAAEISGVPAEEIVRIAREMAATKPMMLIYTLGITEHSCGTNNVMSCANLQMLLGNMGVEFGGVNPLRGQNNVQGACDMGALPNVFPGYQSVTVPENREKFVKAWGVKNLPDKPGLVIPAMMEGLLTKKIRALWVFGENLANAEPNIAHAEKCLSSAEFLVVQDVFPNETTRFAHVILPSASWCEDEGTFTSLERRVSMVRTIKSPPGIAKPNWWIFKETARKMGHDWASGSGREICDNELAVLCPMFGGITFSRIEKDGLQWPCPNEDHPGTTIVHRDGQFTHGKGILKGIEWTPPEEVPDRDYPFVLSTGRRLSQYHTRTQTGRSGMDFIYSRETADISIDDAREKGISDGDMVIVESRRGKVTVPARVTDMIPKGMVWMTFHYRDGNCNWLTNNAYDVVTKTPEYKACAVNVQKA
- a CDS encoding CoB--CoM heterodisulfide reductase iron-sulfur subunit A family protein, producing the protein METEQAKGHLRKNLQQGNFGDVMIVGGGISGIQAALDLGTAGFKVYFVEKSPTVGGKMAHLDKTFPTNDCSMCIESPKFVECKRHPNIEMLTYSEVEKVEGEAGDFTVTVVKKPRYVDETKCTGCTVCVEYCPVKYPDQFNQGISNNKAIHIYFAQAIPLVTYVDDSCLYLKEGKCRICEAACKTHAIDFDQKPERVEIKVGAIILSPGIEPFDARLREEYHYGDFVNVVNALDYERLLCATGPYEGEILRASDRKHPHNIAWIHCVGSRQVTEGGNSYCSAVCCTYTQKQVILTKDHDDGARCTIFHNDIRSYGKDFERFYQRTENLPGVRFIRSYVSIEREDPVTKNVTVRYSTPDDGVKEEEFDMVVLSVGLAPPANLKGIADAFGIELNSHGFCKIDPANPLLTTRPGIFVSGAFQGPMDIPESVLSASGAGSLCGEILSYRRGNLSKERVYPEERDVSGEEPRIGVYVCHCGANIGRIVNVPETVAYSLSLPNVVHAEESLFICSTEAAAMLAKDIEGRGLNRVIVAACTPRTHEPLFRDTLREAGINQYYYDMANIREHCSWVHSKEKEAATQKAKDIIRMSVARSCHLEPLQEFDLPVDKRALVMGGGISGMTSALSIAKQGHEVWLVEKEKELGGMVRKLHYTLEGLDVQAFLKDLVAKVYSHPMIHVYTGATIPEATGYVGNFQTKIESSRGTVEIKHGATVIAIGADLYTPTEYLYGKDDRVMNHLELEEKIAAGDEKVLGAKSAVMIQCVGCRNEERNYCSRICCSESIKNALLLKERNPDMDVCVLFRDMRTYGFKEDYYREAAGKGVRFIRYEPDNKPLVEPGKAEDGRDVLKVTAPDYVLGKGIEIDADLVVLAAAIIPSAESQDVSKLFKVALGPDGFCQEAHVKLRPVDFAAEGVYLCGTAHYPKLMSEAISQAYGAAGRALTLLANDTVVASGSVCAVNEKQCMGCGACAPACTYNAIELRETKQGRKAEVIPVLCKGCGLCNSKCPTGAIQLKHYTDEEIFSQILAGLHKGDIVEQKDAAVGNA